A genomic window from Halorubrum lacusprofundi ATCC 49239 includes:
- a CDS encoding rhomboid family intramembrane serine protease — protein MVAEALSSNTVHLVAGGALVAVALAVVYQADRPRGAWTRALRSRFLLGVPWGTLVAIAAVVAVYLFVQSGLENPNRPVVIPFRSWSYFYPEGMLWSGLAHSGRSHITGNLLSTLVAGALAEYAYGHFPDSREIDDEPGPVRSALSSAGSSSATVSLTSLPSRASLPSRASIRKSLAVGSVSRESLATNPYVRAFVVVPGAMLSFGVLASLFALGPVIGFSGVVFALWGFALVFYPVTTIAALTGATLVNVTYETLRNPVVVSEASGSYGAPSWANIAIQGHAIGLIAGILAAVWLVRRRRRRETTEWIDPESRTSALVAFGAILLFGGSRRLWAIYWYLGSERYELYRAIGLGLLTVLAAIVALAIAGRDEPIRPDLAVPEPETIRDGVRSATPAAIGLLLLVSALAIVAGPGIAPNLVAVDDDELPGDPIEVSGYQVTYAENVEDRVVSVVEMEAFGRSTSVNTSGVIVANADREIWTTAVSKGNLAFWGYRAVDVGGTGWRETVWVQRTGWVAANGGPTYRVDAVRNETRSTLFTSEPARAEPRIDGRNVTVAAVEGGFELRVEGDGGETEIAPLPAVNESVTLREVTFVRENNAVFAERRETRVRIAQRERYEGRQ, from the coding sequence ATGGTCGCGGAGGCGCTTTCGTCGAACACCGTCCACCTCGTCGCTGGCGGCGCCCTTGTTGCTGTCGCGCTTGCCGTCGTGTATCAGGCTGACCGACCGAGAGGAGCGTGGACGCGAGCGCTTCGCTCCCGCTTTCTCCTCGGCGTCCCGTGGGGGACGCTCGTCGCGATCGCCGCGGTCGTCGCGGTCTACCTGTTCGTGCAAAGCGGGCTGGAGAACCCGAACCGGCCAGTCGTGATCCCGTTCCGCTCGTGGTCGTACTTCTACCCGGAAGGAATGCTCTGGTCCGGGCTCGCGCACTCCGGGCGGAGCCACATCACCGGAAACCTCCTGTCGACGCTCGTTGCCGGCGCGCTCGCCGAGTATGCCTACGGGCACTTCCCGGACAGCCGTGAGATCGACGACGAACCCGGACCCGTGCGGTCGGCGCTGTCGTCGGCCGGTTCATCGTCTGCCACCGTCTCTCTCACGTCGCTCCCCTCCCGCGCGTCGCTCCCCTCCCGCGCATCGATCCGGAAATCGCTCGCGGTCGGGTCGGTCTCCCGCGAATCGCTCGCCACGAACCCCTACGTCCGGGCGTTCGTTGTCGTTCCGGGGGCGATGTTGTCGTTCGGCGTCCTGGCGTCGCTGTTCGCGCTCGGGCCGGTGATCGGTTTCTCGGGCGTGGTGTTCGCGCTGTGGGGGTTCGCGCTCGTCTTCTACCCGGTCACAACGATCGCCGCGCTCACGGGGGCGACGCTGGTGAACGTGACCTACGAGACGCTCCGGAACCCGGTCGTCGTCTCGGAGGCGAGCGGATCGTACGGCGCACCGAGCTGGGCGAACATCGCGATACAGGGACACGCGATCGGGCTGATCGCGGGGATCCTCGCCGCGGTGTGGCTCGTCCGGCGGAGACGCCGACGGGAGACGACCGAGTGGATCGATCCGGAATCGCGGACGAGCGCGCTCGTCGCGTTCGGCGCAATCCTGCTGTTTGGGGGGTCACGCCGGCTCTGGGCAATCTACTGGTACCTCGGGAGTGAGCGATACGAACTGTACCGCGCGATCGGGCTCGGCCTGCTCACGGTCCTCGCAGCGATCGTCGCGCTCGCGATCGCCGGGCGCGACGAGCCGATCCGGCCGGATCTGGCGGTTCCGGAGCCGGAGACGATCAGAGACGGTGTCCGGTCTGCGACGCCCGCGGCAATTGGCCTCCTGCTGCTCGTTTCGGCACTAGCGATCGTGGCCGGGCCGGGAATCGCCCCGAATCTGGTCGCCGTCGACGACGACGAACTCCCGGGCGATCCGATCGAAGTTTCGGGGTATCAGGTGACGTACGCCGAGAACGTCGAAGACCGTGTGGTGAGCGTCGTCGAGATGGAGGCGTTCGGTCGATCGACGAGCGTCAACACCTCCGGGGTGATCGTAGCGAACGCCGACCGGGAGATATGGACCACGGCGGTCTCGAAGGGGAACCTCGCCTTCTGGGGGTACCGCGCGGTCGACGTGGGCGGGACGGGCTGGCGCGAGACCGTCTGGGTCCAGCGCACCGGCTGGGTAGCGGCGAACGGTGGGCCGACCTACCGGGTCGATGCGGTGCGCAACGAGACGCGCTCGACGCTGTTCACGAGCGAGCCGGCGCGGGCCGAGCCACGGATAGACGGTCGGAACGTCACGGTCGCGGCCGTCGAGGGCGGGTTCGAACTGCGCGTCGAGGGCGACGGCGGAGAGACCGAGATCGCCCCACTCCCGGCGGTGAACGAGTCGGTGACACTTCGGGAAGTCACGTTCGTTCGGGAGAATAACGCGGTGTTCGCGGAGCGCAGGGAGACCCGGGTGCGGATCGCTCAGCGAGAGCGGTACGAGGGGCGGCAGTAA
- a CDS encoding proteasome assembly chaperone family protein — protein sequence MARISVIDDEISLDEPTLVEGFPGVGLVGKIATDHMIEAHEMVHYANVHCDGLPRVTVYREGNRALTTPVRLYVDEERDLVALRSDVPVNPGAATEVAGCLESWFTETATFPIFLSGLGREKDEAPPDLYGVATGSGGDALSRADIEDPPESGLISGPTGAMLAESLERGRDAVGLVVESDPQFPDPEAARVLIRKGIDPIAGTETTTEGLVDQATEIRDAKQAFAKQMQEATEESSQAEPLKMFQ from the coding sequence ATGGCGCGCATATCCGTCATCGACGACGAAATCTCGCTGGACGAGCCGACGCTGGTGGAGGGGTTCCCGGGCGTCGGGCTCGTCGGCAAGATCGCGACCGACCACATGATCGAGGCCCACGAGATGGTCCACTACGCGAACGTCCACTGCGACGGGCTCCCGCGGGTGACCGTCTACCGCGAGGGCAACCGAGCGCTGACGACGCCCGTGCGGCTGTACGTCGACGAGGAGCGCGACCTCGTCGCGCTCCGCAGCGACGTGCCGGTCAATCCCGGCGCCGCGACCGAGGTCGCCGGCTGTCTGGAGAGCTGGTTCACGGAGACGGCGACGTTCCCGATCTTCCTCTCCGGGCTCGGCCGCGAGAAGGACGAGGCGCCGCCCGACCTGTACGGTGTCGCGACCGGGAGCGGCGGCGATGCGCTCTCGCGCGCCGACATCGAGGACCCGCCGGAGTCGGGACTCATCTCCGGGCCGACCGGCGCGATGCTCGCGGAGTCGCTGGAGCGCGGCCGCGACGCGGTCGGGCTCGTCGTCGAGTCGGACCCGCAGTTCCCCGACCCGGAGGCGGCGCGGGTCCTCATCCGAAAGGGGATCGACCCGATCGCCGGGACGGAGACGACAACCGAGGGGCTCGTCGATCAGGCGACCGAGATCCGGGACGCGAAGCAGGCGTTCGCGAAGCAGATGCAGGAGGCGACGGAGGAGAGCTCGCAGGCGGAGCCGCTGAAGATGTTCCAGTGA
- a CDS encoding tRNA uridine(34) 5-carboxymethylaminomethyl modification radical SAM/GNAT enzyme Elp3: MSTDAASDGDAGSEGGDAGGGSGSEATGDEPEAFVRACEYLVDRILAGEIDRDDLESAKLDACSKFSSPKVPKNTEILDHAPTEARDDVIEVVQRKPVRTASGVSPVAIMTSPKLCPHGKCLYCPGGPASEFSSAQSYTGHEPAAARGEQNDYDPYGQVTLRLEQLRKIGHPVDKVELILMGGTMTARSHDYQEWFVKRALQAMNDYDLDKEPEPAEGESFAPAPEETEFEYLEDVIAENETNEIRNIGTTFETKPDWCDPEQIDRMLDLGGTKVEVGVQTTYERINREMHRGHGNEASRNANRHLRDAAFKVGFHMMPGQPGMTREMCVEDFRQIFENPDWRPDYLKIYPTLVVEGTRVYDRWRQDSFEPLSNEEAADVVADAMDQIPKYTRLQRVQRDIPADFIEGGVWKSNLRQLADQRAEEKGIVQRDIRAREVGHNDADPDPDDVELDVLTYEAGGGTEHFISFEDPVRDLLVGFCRLRFPSFAPDQPGAPGTEDDPIRRELEDAALIRELHVYGSEVAIGGAGDWQHQGYGTKLLERAEELARDAGYRKLAIISGIGAREYYRNKLGYHQDGPYVSKRL; this comes from the coding sequence ATGAGTACCGACGCGGCGAGTGACGGCGACGCCGGAAGCGAGGGCGGCGACGCCGGAGGGGGATCCGGCAGCGAGGCGACCGGCGACGAGCCCGAGGCGTTCGTCCGGGCCTGCGAGTACCTCGTCGACCGGATCCTCGCGGGCGAGATCGATCGCGACGACCTCGAGTCCGCCAAGCTCGACGCCTGCTCGAAATTCTCCTCGCCGAAGGTCCCGAAGAACACCGAAATCTTGGACCATGCCCCCACCGAGGCGCGCGACGACGTGATCGAGGTGGTCCAGCGGAAGCCGGTTCGGACCGCCTCCGGCGTCTCGCCGGTCGCGATCATGACCTCGCCGAAGCTGTGCCCGCACGGGAAGTGCCTGTACTGTCCCGGCGGGCCGGCCTCGGAGTTCTCCTCGGCGCAGTCGTACACGGGCCACGAGCCCGCCGCGGCCCGGGGCGAGCAGAACGACTACGACCCGTACGGACAGGTCACGCTCCGGCTCGAACAGCTCCGCAAGATCGGTCACCCGGTCGACAAGGTGGAGCTCATCCTGATGGGCGGGACGATGACCGCGCGCTCACACGACTACCAGGAGTGGTTCGTGAAGCGCGCCTTACAGGCGATGAACGACTACGACCTCGACAAAGAGCCCGAGCCCGCCGAGGGCGAGTCGTTCGCGCCCGCCCCCGAAGAGACCGAGTTCGAGTACCTCGAAGACGTGATCGCCGAAAACGAGACCAACGAGATCCGCAACATCGGCACGACGTTCGAGACGAAGCCGGACTGGTGCGATCCGGAACAGATCGACCGCATGCTCGATCTGGGGGGGACCAAGGTGGAGGTCGGCGTCCAGACCACCTACGAGCGGATCAACCGCGAGATGCACCGCGGGCACGGCAATGAGGCTTCCCGCAACGCCAACCGCCACCTACGCGACGCCGCGTTCAAGGTCGGGTTCCACATGATGCCGGGCCAGCCGGGGATGACCCGAGAGATGTGCGTCGAGGACTTCCGCCAGATCTTCGAGAACCCCGACTGGCGGCCAGACTACCTGAAGATCTATCCAACCCTCGTCGTCGAGGGGACCCGCGTGTACGACCGGTGGCGCCAGGACTCGTTCGAGCCGCTCTCGAACGAGGAGGCGGCCGATGTGGTCGCCGACGCGATGGACCAGATCCCGAAGTACACCCGGCTCCAGCGCGTCCAGCGCGACATTCCGGCCGACTTCATCGAGGGCGGCGTCTGGAAGTCGAACCTCCGACAGCTCGCCGACCAGCGGGCCGAGGAGAAAGGGATCGTCCAGCGCGATATCCGTGCCCGCGAGGTGGGCCACAACGACGCCGACCCGGACCCCGACGACGTGGAACTCGACGTGCTCACCTACGAGGCCGGCGGCGGGACGGAACACTTCATCTCCTTCGAAGACCCCGTCCGCGACCTGCTCGTCGGGTTCTGTCGCCTGCGGTTCCCCTCCTTCGCGCCCGACCAGCCCGGCGCGCCCGGCACCGAGGACGACCCGATCCGCCGCGAGCTTGAGGACGCCGCGCTGATCCGCGAACTCCACGTGTACGGCAGCGAGGTCGCCATCGGCGGCGCCGGCGACTGGCAGCATCAGGGGTACGGGACGAAGCTCCTCGAACGCGCCGAGGAACTGGCCCGCGACGCCGGCTACCGCAAGCTGGCGATCATCTCCGGGATCGGGGCCCGGGAGTACTACCGAAACAAGCTCGGCTACCACCAGGACGGGCCGTACGTCTCGAAGCGGCTGTAG
- a CDS encoding DUF7120 family protein translates to MPQVEITVPEHLEMQIAQMVEQGEFLNREEAVEELLSTGIKAFKTSGPRDEEDSGGFEDEGMMGHEDEYVF, encoded by the coding sequence ATGCCACAAGTAGAGATAACCGTGCCGGAGCATCTGGAAATGCAGATCGCTCAGATGGTCGAGCAGGGGGAGTTCCTCAACCGCGAGGAGGCGGTCGAAGAGCTTCTGTCGACGGGGATAAAGGCGTTCAAGACGAGCGGTCCGCGAGACGAGGAGGACTCCGGTGGGTTCGAAGACGAGGGGATGATGGGCCACGAGGACGAGTACGTCTTCTGA
- a CDS encoding sulfite oxidase-like oxidoreductase, with amino-acid sequence MTDAGASDADARGDTGATDADAIEDLTDLYREYGNERLPPGQRETDRFPVLSKSGTPSWDPETFEFEVWGAIEEPLSYSLSAFRDLPSVTQRQDFHCVTGWSKFDCAFTGVEFEEIVDRAGVHDDAEHVLFHALDGYTTNLSLEECARKGVLFAYGFDGDDLPADHGGPIRVVTPHKYAYKGAKWVSGVEFLTEKELGYWEKRGYSDTANPWNEERYS; translated from the coding sequence ATGACCGATGCCGGCGCATCCGACGCCGACGCCCGCGGGGACACGGGCGCCACCGATGCCGACGCAATCGAGGATCTCACGGATCTCTACCGCGAGTACGGGAACGAGCGACTCCCGCCGGGACAGCGCGAGACCGACCGGTTTCCGGTGCTCTCGAAGAGCGGGACGCCCTCGTGGGACCCCGAGACGTTCGAGTTCGAGGTCTGGGGCGCGATCGAGGAGCCGCTCTCGTACTCGCTGTCCGCGTTCCGCGATCTCCCCTCGGTGACCCAGCGGCAGGACTTCCACTGCGTGACCGGCTGGAGCAAGTTCGACTGCGCGTTCACCGGAGTTGAGTTCGAGGAGATCGTCGACCGCGCGGGCGTACACGATGACGCCGAGCACGTCCTGTTCCACGCGCTCGATGGCTACACGACGAACCTCTCGCTGGAGGAGTGCGCCCGCAAGGGCGTGCTGTTCGCGTACGGATTCGACGGCGACGACCTCCCAGCGGACCACGGTGGGCCAATTCGGGTCGTCACGCCGCACAAGTACGCGTATAAGGGGGCCAAATGGGTCTCGGGCGTCGAGTTCCTCACGGAGAAGGAACTCGGCTACTGGGAGAAGCGCGGCTACAGCGACACCGCGAACCCGTGGAACGAGGAGCGCTACAGCTAA
- a CDS encoding RsmB/NOP family class I SAM-dependent RNA methyltransferase, with product MNPLERYEPLVDDAAAFRAACDRPLPSVVRVNEMAASPARVREAFDEEGVAYEPVDWHDGLFRLPDGNPGGNWPYVHGWTHGQEEVSVLPGLALDPQPGEHVWDACAAPGSKTTQIADAMNDEGTVVANDNNLGRLSALRHNAERLGITNAIVTNQDARNFSTKPLAFDEFDRALVDAPCSCEGTCRKNLDVVDQWTLDHVHAVAGIQKGILARAVQATRSGGTVVYSTCTFAPEENEAVLDHVLGEEDCEIVAFDLPLDTVPGVTEWDGETYDESVTRAHRVYPHHNDTGGFFCAKLRVGGEDDETGDEEVAA from the coding sequence ATGAATCCGTTAGAGCGGTACGAGCCGCTCGTCGACGACGCGGCAGCGTTCCGTGCGGCCTGCGACCGGCCGCTGCCGTCGGTCGTCCGCGTGAACGAGATGGCGGCCTCGCCGGCCCGCGTCCGTGAGGCCTTCGACGAGGAGGGCGTGGCCTACGAGCCCGTCGACTGGCACGACGGCCTCTTTCGGCTCCCGGACGGCAACCCCGGCGGGAACTGGCCGTACGTCCACGGCTGGACTCACGGGCAGGAGGAGGTGTCCGTGCTTCCGGGGCTCGCGCTCGACCCGCAGCCCGGCGAGCACGTCTGGGACGCCTGCGCGGCTCCCGGCAGCAAGACCACCCAGATCGCCGACGCGATGAACGACGAGGGGACGGTCGTCGCCAACGACAACAACCTCGGTCGGCTCTCCGCGCTCCGGCATAACGCCGAGCGGCTCGGGATAACGAACGCGATCGTCACGAATCAGGACGCGCGCAACTTCTCGACGAAGCCGCTCGCGTTCGACGAGTTCGATCGCGCGCTCGTCGACGCCCCCTGCTCCTGTGAGGGGACCTGCCGCAAGAACCTGGACGTCGTCGACCAGTGGACCCTCGATCACGTCCACGCGGTCGCCGGGATCCAGAAAGGAATTCTGGCCCGCGCCGTGCAGGCGACTCGCTCGGGCGGCACCGTCGTCTACTCCACCTGCACGTTTGCGCCCGAGGAGAACGAGGCGGTGCTCGATCACGTCCTCGGCGAGGAGGACTGCGAGATCGTCGCGTTCGACCTCCCGCTCGACACGGTTCCGGGAGTGACGGAGTGGGACGGCGAGACCTACGACGAATCGGTGACGCGCGCGCACCGCGTCTACCCGCACCACAACGACACGGGCGGGTTCTTCTGCGCGAAACTTCGGGTGGGCGGAGAGGACGACGAGACCGGAGACGAGGAGGTGGCCGCGTGA
- a CDS encoding DUF7122 family protein — translation MTDAAPTNDGQQFDRLPETPDDREVDGRASRREVLDWWDERFGIEPTVFEEYSFWEKGAGKVWIFNGEATDPSEVEAIGMTFLRTRQDHWKPTGRAVSRFGAHATKNVIELDPEQAVTFAAGEDQDLPEWDGDWGYLIATHEVAGEQAPIGVGLYLYDELRSVVPKGSRADLPVVE, via the coding sequence GTGACCGACGCCGCCCCCACCAACGACGGTCAGCAGTTCGACCGCCTCCCGGAGACCCCTGATGACCGCGAGGTGGACGGGCGCGCGAGCAGACGGGAGGTGCTCGACTGGTGGGACGAACGGTTCGGGATCGAGCCGACCGTCTTCGAGGAGTACAGCTTCTGGGAGAAGGGGGCGGGGAAAGTCTGGATCTTCAACGGCGAGGCGACCGACCCCAGCGAGGTGGAGGCGATCGGGATGACCTTCCTCCGGACGCGACAGGACCACTGGAAGCCGACGGGGCGGGCCGTCTCTCGGTTCGGCGCCCACGCGACGAAGAACGTGATCGAACTCGATCCCGAGCAGGCCGTCACCTTCGCCGCCGGCGAGGACCAGGATCTCCCCGAGTGGGATGGCGACTGGGGATACCTGATAGCGACCCACGAGGTCGCCGGGGAGCAGGCGCCGATCGGCGTGGGGCTGTACCTCTACGACGAACTTCGCTCGGTGGTGCCGAAGGGCAGCCGTGCGGACCTACCGGTCGTCGAATGA
- a CDS encoding cupin domain-containing protein, with amino-acid sequence MTSNETGAGNGIFRRTVLKAGTATLGALGLGMITPVTASGQESTHSSETEEVDSPVGFGVEVLAGHANFPDEVAAEFRTTYDEGDSEAIVSNLPSDASSVIVAKVTWEPEGTSGWHTHPGPVIVSVAEGELQLINERDCVERTYGAGEAFIDPGQGNIHVASNPSTTDTAVAYATFLGVPDGEPATVWVAPADC; translated from the coding sequence ATGACATCGAACGAGACCGGAGCAGGGAACGGGATATTTCGTCGAACGGTATTGAAGGCCGGTACAGCCACACTAGGCGCGCTCGGACTCGGTATGATTACCCCCGTAACCGCCAGCGGCCAAGAGAGCACGCATTCAAGCGAAACCGAAGAGGTTGACAGCCCCGTCGGGTTCGGTGTCGAAGTTCTTGCAGGGCACGCAAACTTCCCAGATGAGGTGGCCGCGGAGTTTCGGACAACGTACGACGAGGGTGACAGTGAGGCCATCGTCTCGAACCTCCCCAGCGACGCGTCGAGCGTCATCGTCGCCAAAGTGACCTGGGAGCCGGAGGGGACATCCGGCTGGCACACTCACCCGGGCCCAGTTATCGTCAGCGTTGCGGAGGGAGAACTTCAACTGATAAACGAGCGCGACTGCGTCGAGCGCACCTACGGAGCGGGCGAGGCGTTTATCGATCCTGGGCAGGGAAACATCCACGTCGCCTCAAATCCCAGCACGACCGACACCGCCGTGGCCTACGCGACGTTCCTCGGCGTGCCCGACGGTGAGCCAGCGACGGTGTGGGTCGCACCAGCGGATTGCTGA
- a CDS encoding DUF790 family protein: MLRKDLLRVSRAGGGYRPRFATREHRPLAARVLGTFESHVGERRGDLDDALAALEADAAESGGDFKLVRGLAALIERECVFETRAPVPPQRVRRAAFEAAEAVGVASETERETAIDRAADALGIEPGDVEASLYADRDVNEILVDADVRWDPDSLLEQYDLSLAQTALFDATEVRIRSNDPKRLVSAVKRLRLMYEVETTPEGRELVVTGPDALFSRTRRYGTAFARLLRTVAKSAEWELSATIDDRGRERTMRLSDGDVTVPGVEPVAEPDFDSGVEADFAGRFRGLDLDWTLVREPETLETGNRVMIPDFAFDYDHADFRLFFEVMGFWTPEYVAKKLGQLADVEDVDLLVAVDESLGVGEEIAARDHRVVSYSGTVRVKAIVDVLREYEAEFVADAAADLPESLSPDADAIGLDELADEHGVSVEAIEDKSFPDHELVGRTLVRPAVLEAAGEKLEAGMAFSEVESILDDYAIDDASAALSRLGFRVEWEGLGGGTVREKGE; this comes from the coding sequence GTGTTACGCAAAGACCTCCTGCGCGTCTCGCGGGCCGGCGGCGGGTACCGGCCGCGCTTTGCGACCCGCGAGCACCGTCCGCTCGCGGCGCGGGTGCTCGGGACCTTCGAGTCCCACGTCGGGGAGCGGCGCGGTGACCTCGACGACGCGCTGGCGGCGCTGGAGGCCGACGCCGCCGAGTCCGGCGGCGACTTCAAGCTCGTCCGCGGGCTCGCGGCCTTGATCGAGCGCGAGTGCGTCTTCGAGACGCGCGCGCCGGTCCCGCCCCAGCGCGTTCGGCGCGCGGCGTTCGAGGCCGCGGAGGCCGTCGGCGTCGCGAGCGAGACCGAGCGCGAAACCGCGATCGACCGCGCCGCCGACGCGCTCGGGATCGAGCCCGGGGACGTGGAGGCGTCGCTGTACGCCGACCGCGACGTCAACGAGATCCTCGTCGACGCCGACGTGCGGTGGGACCCGGACTCCCTCCTCGAACAGTACGACCTCTCGCTCGCACAGACCGCGCTGTTCGACGCCACCGAGGTCCGGATCCGATCGAACGACCCGAAACGGCTCGTCTCGGCGGTCAAGCGGCTCCGGCTGATGTACGAGGTGGAGACAACCCCCGAGGGCCGAGAACTGGTCGTCACCGGGCCGGACGCGCTGTTCTCGCGCACCCGGCGCTACGGGACCGCGTTCGCGCGACTGCTCCGGACCGTCGCGAAGTCCGCGGAGTGGGAGCTGTCGGCGACGATCGACGACCGCGGCCGCGAGCGCACCATGCGCCTCTCCGACGGCGACGTGACGGTTCCGGGCGTCGAACCGGTCGCGGAGCCGGACTTCGACAGCGGCGTCGAGGCCGACTTCGCCGGGCGGTTTCGCGGGCTCGACCTCGACTGGACCTTGGTGCGCGAGCCGGAAACCCTCGAAACCGGAAACCGGGTGATGATCCCCGACTTCGCGTTCGACTACGACCACGCCGACTTCCGGCTGTTCTTCGAGGTGATGGGGTTTTGGACCCCCGAGTACGTCGCGAAGAAACTCGGCCAACTCGCTGACGTGGAAGATGTGGATCTGCTGGTCGCCGTCGACGAGAGCCTCGGCGTCGGTGAGGAGATCGCCGCGCGGGACCACCGCGTGGTGAGCTACTCGGGGACCGTCCGCGTGAAAGCGATCGTCGACGTGCTCCGCGAGTACGAGGCCGAGTTCGTCGCCGATGCGGCCGCCGACCTCCCCGAGTCGCTCTCGCCGGACGCGGACGCGATCGGGCTCGACGAACTCGCGGACGAGCACGGCGTGAGCGTCGAGGCGATCGAGGACAAGTCGTTTCCGGACCACGAACTGGTGGGGCGGACCCTCGTGCGGCCTGCGGTACTGGAGGCGGCGGGCGAGAAGCTTGAAGCCGGAATGGCGTTCTCGGAGGTTGAGTCAATACTCGACGACTATGCGATCGACGACGCGAGCGCCGCCCTCTCGCGGCTCGGGTTCCGGGTCGAGTGGGAGGGGCTCGGCGGCGGGACGGTCCGAGAAAAAGGCGAGTAG
- a CDS encoding isochorismate synthase, producing the protein MKRARSSPASTLVSRTTGIDAPAFAAAFDALPAPRTTWNAPDDALVLASGAAATLTASGPDRFAEIRAGADDLFDSGDVHAGTEAARPRLFGGFAFHDGGCDGDPWGPFPEARFVLPRVQVTFADNGTWLTVNAVGDDADPDAVEARLATERDRLAGLATTVDRPPRPGIAATRRTTSREAWRRSVEAAVDRIRGGDLQKVVLAQALEADLAAPFPRAATLDRLAEKYPDCHRYYFEPDAGGSAFFGATPERLVALRGRTVETDALAGTTGRGETPAEDEWLARELLDDAKNVHEHELVADTVREQLEPFAASISAGERRVRRLATVQHLHTPITAELNADRHVLDLVEALHPTPAVGGLPPDRALETIHDTEPFDRGWYAAPVGWIDAAGNGAFAVAIRSAVATPRRATLFAGVGLVADSDPDREWDEVQLKYRPILDELEDGN; encoded by the coding sequence ATGAAACGGGCGCGTTCGTCCCCGGCGTCGACCCTCGTTAGCCGCACGACCGGGATCGATGCGCCCGCGTTTGCGGCCGCGTTCGACGCCCTCCCGGCGCCGCGAACGACGTGGAACGCCCCCGACGACGCGCTCGTGCTCGCCAGCGGCGCGGCCGCGACGCTGACCGCCAGCGGCCCGGATCGGTTCGCCGAGATCCGGGCCGGCGCCGACGATCTGTTCGACTCCGGCGACGTCCACGCCGGGACCGAGGCCGCCCGCCCGCGCCTGTTCGGCGGGTTCGCCTTCCACGACGGAGGGTGCGACGGCGACCCGTGGGGGCCGTTCCCGGAGGCGCGGTTCGTCCTTCCGCGCGTGCAGGTCACGTTCGCGGACAACGGCACGTGGCTCACGGTGAACGCGGTCGGCGACGACGCCGACCCGGACGCGGTCGAGGCTCGACTGGCCACCGAGCGCGACCGGCTTGCGGGGCTCGCGACGACGGTCGACCGCCCGCCGCGACCCGGGATCGCGGCGACTCGCCGGACGACGAGCCGCGAGGCGTGGCGCCGGAGCGTCGAGGCCGCGGTCGACCGGATCCGCGGCGGCGACCTGCAGAAGGTCGTGCTGGCGCAGGCGCTGGAGGCCGACCTCGCCGCGCCGTTCCCGCGGGCGGCGACGCTGGACCGGCTCGCGGAGAAGTACCCGGACTGCCACCGCTACTACTTCGAGCCCGACGCCGGCGGGAGCGCCTTCTTCGGCGCGACCCCCGAGCGGCTGGTCGCGCTGCGCGGCCGGACCGTCGAGACCGACGCGCTCGCGGGGACGACCGGCCGCGGGGAGACGCCGGCCGAGGACGAGTGGCTCGCGCGCGAGCTGCTCGACGACGCCAAGAACGTCCACGAACACGAGCTCGTCGCCGACACCGTCCGCGAGCAGCTGGAGCCGTTCGCGGCCTCCATCTCCGCTGGCGAGCGTCGGGTCCGCCGGCTCGCCACGGTCCAACACCTTCACACCCCGATCACGGCCGAGTTGAACGCAGACCGCCACGTCCTCGACCTCGTCGAGGCGCTCCACCCGACCCCCGCGGTCGGCGGGCTCCCGCCGGACCGCGCGCTCGAAACGATCCACGACACGGAGCCGTTCGACCGCGGGTGGTACGCCGCGCCGGTCGGCTGGATCGACGCCGCCGGCAACGGCGCGTTCGCGGTCGCGATCCGGTCCGCGGTGGCGACCCCCCGTCGCGCCACGCTCTTCGCCGGCGTCGGTCTGGTCGCCGACTCCGACCCCGACCGGGAGTGGGACGAGGTCCAACTCAAGTACAGACCGATACTCGACGAGCTTGAGGACGGGAACTGA
- a CDS encoding UPF0058 family protein: protein MHKDELLELHEQMVTIMEHFRNHETVDGSLFDPYDELDVDPSHVHKSKSEHKHAVFVLGNALANVMSEDEFSPAGRVGKRMKELADDAESKI, encoded by the coding sequence ATGCACAAAGACGAGCTCCTCGAACTCCACGAACAGATGGTGACGATCATGGAGCACTTCCGCAACCACGAGACTGTGGACGGCTCGCTTTTCGACCCCTACGACGAACTCGACGTCGACCCCTCCCACGTCCACAAATCGAAGAGCGAACACAAACACGCCGTGTTCGTCCTTGGCAACGCCCTCGCGAACGTGATGAGCGAAGATGAGTTCTCTCCCGCCGGCCGCGTCGGCAAGCGGATGAAGGAACTCGCCGACGACGCCGAAAGCAAGATCTGA